DNA sequence from the Novosphingobium sp. KACC 22771 genome:
AATCGACGGTGTTCTGCGAGGTGATCGAACCGATCGAGTCCTTGATGTTGATGTCATAATAGTCAAAGCTGGCCGTGAAACCGGGGATGAAGGACGGGGTCAGCACCGCGCCCATGGTCCAGGTGTTGGCCTTTTCGGGCTTGAGGGCGGTGTTGCCGATCGTGCTTTCGACAAAACCGGCCGTGCCTGCGGTCACGCCCGAAATCCCGGCAATCCCGGCGGGCAGCACCACCGTATTGGTGCGCGCTGTGGGCGCGGCGAAGAGTTCGGACAGGTTGGGCGCGCGGATATCGCGCGAATAGGTGCCGCGCAGCTTGATCGAGGAATTGACCTGCCACGTCGCCCCACCCTTATAGGTCAGCACGCTGCCGCTGGTCGAATAATCGGTGCCGCGCGCCGCGCCGTTCAGGTTGACGCCCGGCAGCACAGGCAGGTCGATTTCAACGAAGCCTTCCTTCACCGTATAGGCGCCGGTGTTGGGCAGGTAGTTGCCGTAAAGCCAGCGCGCCGTGGTGGTGCCATTGGCGTTTTTCAGCGGCTGGAATTCGTCGGGCACATAGCCGCTGACGCTTTCACGCCGCCATTCGCCGCCCAGCGCGATTGCCGCGCTGCCGCCCGGCAGCTTGAACAGATCGCCGCTCAGCGATGCAGCCGCAACGTCCTGCTTCAAGGTCTGGTCGCGCCAGGGCTGGTTGCCATAGATATAGTTCAGCCCAGCCGCCGAAGGCCCAGTGGTGCCCAGACGGTTGATCGGCACGCAGCCGTCGCTGGGGTTCGTCAGGCTGGAGCGGCAAACGATCGTGCCCGCCGCCACACCCAGCGCATTGCCCGCAGGCGCAAACACCGCATCCTGCGCCAGCGCCATGCGCTGCGTCTGCCAGGTGTTGATCAGCTGTTCGTGGCTCTTGGTTTCGCCATGCTGGAAATAGGCGTCGAAATTCCATTCGCGGCCCAGCGCGTCAAACTTGCCCTTGGTGCCCACCACATAGCGATAGACGTCGCGCGTGTTGTGGCTGCCGGGCACGGGATAGCCTGCGTTGCTGGTGCCGATGGTGATCGTGTTGGCCGAGGAATTGCCAAGCGCGGCGGCAACTGTGGGATAGAGCGATTGCAGATAGGCATTGTCGCCCTTGATGGAAACGCCGGTGCTCGGCGTCTGCTGATAGAAGCTCTCGCCGATATAGCGGTTCCAGCCAAACTGGGCAAAGACCTCGATACGGCTGGTCAGATCATAGCCCACCCGGCCAAAGGCGCTGAAACGCGCTTCATCGGGCATCAGCGAATTGGTGCCGACATGGCCCGCCAGCGTGGTCTGGTAATCGCCGCCCACCATATAGCCCGAGTTGCTCTTCGCGCCGAAATTGAGCGTGCCGATCTGACCCGGCGCCATGAAATATTTGCCCACCAGCCCGCTGGCGCTGGACAGGGTGGTGCCGGTGATCAACCCGCCCGCCGTATAGCCCGAAGGCCCGATGCCCGCCCCGTTGATCCAGCTTGGCTGGCCCGCCGCCGTGTTGGGATTGGCGATCATGAAATAGCCGCTGTTGTTCCAGCTGCGCGCGATGGTGGCGACGCCGTCCTGCTTGGCATATTCGGCATTGAGCAGGACATGCATGCGGTCATCCAGCAGCGAGAAACCCGCCGAACCGCTGAGGCGATAGTTGCGTCCGTCGCCATAGGTGGTGATGCCCTGATCGGCGGTAAGCTTGAAGCCCTTGTACTTCTTGTTCAGGATGAAGTTGACGACGCCGCCCACCGCGTCCGAACCATATTGCGCCGATGCGCCGCCGGTGACCACTTCGACGCGCTCGACCAGATCCTGGGGCACGGTGTTGACATCGACCACGCCGTTGGTGGCGCTGGAAACCGAACGCTGGCCATCGACCAGCACCAGCGTGCGCGAGGCGCCAAGGCCGCGCAGGTTGACGCTGTTGATCCCGGCCAGACCGTTCGACAGGCTGCCCGAGGAGTTGGCCGAGGTGGACCCCTGCGTCACAGCGGGCAACTGGTTGACGAAGTTCGACAGGTTGGCGGGCGCCTGCGCCTTGATGTCGGCCGAGGACAGTACGGCGACGGGCGTGGGCGCGGCAAAGCCGTCCTTCACGATGCGCGTGCCGGTCACCACGATGTCGCTGGCGGGCTCGGCGGCAGGCTCTGCGGCGGGTTCGACGGTGGGCGCCGCGGCCTCTGCCGCCGCCGAGGCTGCCAGCGCGGGCGTTGCCACCATCATGGCCAGCACCGAAACGGCAGCTCCACCCAGCCATGCCTTACGGCCAGCCGATTGCGTCCATTCCCTCATCGTTCGATCAATCGCCATGAAAACCCCCTATTGGTTATCTGATTATTCCCCGGCGATCCTGTTCCCATCTCACGGCTGAACGATGATCGCGCGCCGCGTTTTTATGATGTGGCGATGGCATAAGGCCGGTCCTGCGCCAAATTCGCCACATATTTTGACCGCATAAACGGCC
Encoded proteins:
- a CDS encoding TonB-dependent receptor plug domain-containing protein, which codes for MAIDRTMREWTQSAGRKAWLGGAAVSVLAMMVATPALAASAAAEAAAPTVEPAAEPAAEPASDIVVTGTRIVKDGFAAPTPVAVLSSADIKAQAPANLSNFVNQLPAVTQGSTSANSSGSLSNGLAGINSVNLRGLGASRTLVLVDGQRSVSSATNGVVDVNTVPQDLVERVEVVTGGASAQYGSDAVGGVVNFILNKKYKGFKLTADQGITTYGDGRNYRLSGSAGFSLLDDRMHVLLNAEYAKQDGVATIARSWNNSGYFMIANPNTAAGQPSWINGAGIGPSGYTAGGLITGTTLSSASGLVGKYFMAPGQIGTLNFGAKSNSGYMVGGDYQTTLAGHVGTNSLMPDEARFSAFGRVGYDLTSRIEVFAQFGWNRYIGESFYQQTPSTGVSIKGDNAYLQSLYPTVAAALGNSSANTITIGTSNAGYPVPGSHNTRDVYRYVVGTKGKFDALGREWNFDAYFQHGETKSHEQLINTWQTQRMALAQDAVFAPAGNALGVAAGTIVCRSSLTNPSDGCVPINRLGTTGPSAAGLNYIYGNQPWRDQTLKQDVAAASLSGDLFKLPGGSAAIALGGEWRRESVSGYVPDEFQPLKNANGTTTARWLYGNYLPNTGAYTVKEGFVEIDLPVLPGVNLNGAARGTDYSTSGSVLTYKGGATWQVNSSIKLRGTYSRDIRAPNLSELFAAPTARTNTVVLPAGIAGISGVTAGTAGFVESTIGNTALKPEKANTWTMGAVLTPSFIPGFTASFDYYDINIKDSIGSITSQNTVDFCASGQTAYCSNLVFSGSTLQSIVIQPFNFASQHAKGFDIDASYRTMLSKISANLPGTLTIRGTTTHYIANVVDNKIFPVDYAGVNGGSLSGSNSSPSWVYRISAFYEVGAANINLVYRGFSDGVYGNDYIECNGSCPTVSNLNQYRTINNNKIKGASYLDASVQFKIKSERAKDMSITFVVNNLLDKDPVLVGNGPTGNNVPAYAQTNRSIYDVMGRTFRVSAKIGF